From one Gemmatimonas sp. UBA7669 genomic stretch:
- a CDS encoding metal-dependent hydrolase: MDNVTHALAGMLLADATTTWVSSRHPGRVPHKFAAVASVLGIVAAELPDSDLVYSGSVLGMGKLGYLLHHRGHTHTIVWAVVGALLLWLVAQWWLKRGASEDERTWLTRDGSRPLLLLALLGTLSHILLDWTNSYGVHPFWPFDNRWYYGDAVFIVEPWLWVVAIPAVMFARRSRWAPVLLGVLLVVILAASWGLGQVVRPVAVLLTVFAVLWLVAQRFWTPTRRVASGLVAWVLVTLTFTLASSKAEALVRASASAEGADLVRDVILNPAPGDPTCWAGMAVTNDGQFHRLTTVLVAPWAWSGRTPASCAANYPVSSRLGGDVLKALPEATTVIPFASTTAVQWRTSWLKPMSDMLGLAAERCEFAAALRFMRAPAWQERGDGTVVLSDVRFGVGGGFAELVIPFSPDQRCSLTDAWIPEWRAPVL, encoded by the coding sequence GTGGATAACGTAACGCATGCGCTGGCCGGAATGCTGCTGGCCGACGCCACTACGACGTGGGTGTCATCACGTCATCCCGGCCGAGTGCCGCACAAATTTGCTGCCGTGGCGTCGGTGCTCGGCATTGTGGCTGCCGAGTTGCCGGACAGCGACCTTGTATACTCCGGCTCCGTGCTTGGCATGGGCAAGCTGGGCTATCTGCTGCATCACCGTGGACACACGCACACCATCGTGTGGGCAGTAGTGGGTGCGCTGCTGTTGTGGCTGGTGGCGCAGTGGTGGCTGAAACGTGGTGCCAGTGAGGACGAACGAACCTGGCTCACGCGAGACGGCTCGCGGCCCTTGCTGCTGTTGGCGTTGCTCGGCACGCTGTCGCATATCCTGCTCGACTGGACCAACAGTTACGGTGTGCATCCGTTCTGGCCATTCGACAATCGCTGGTACTACGGCGACGCGGTGTTCATTGTGGAGCCCTGGCTCTGGGTCGTTGCCATTCCGGCCGTGATGTTCGCGCGGCGCAGTCGCTGGGCCCCGGTGCTGCTCGGGGTGTTGCTCGTTGTCATTCTCGCGGCAAGCTGGGGGCTGGGTCAGGTGGTGCGGCCGGTTGCGGTGTTGCTCACCGTGTTTGCTGTGCTCTGGCTGGTGGCGCAACGGTTCTGGACTCCCACGCGACGCGTGGCCAGCGGACTGGTGGCCTGGGTGCTGGTCACCCTGACGTTTACGCTGGCGTCCAGCAAAGCTGAAGCGCTGGTGCGTGCCAGCGCGTCGGCGGAGGGTGCGGACCTGGTGCGGGACGTGATTCTCAATCCTGCGCCCGGTGATCCGACCTGCTGGGCTGGCATGGCGGTCACGAATGACGGGCAGTTTCACCGCCTGACCACCGTGCTCGTGGCCCCGTGGGCGTGGTCGGGGCGCACGCCGGCGTCATGCGCGGCCAACTATCCTGTCTCGAGTCGCTTGGGTGGTGACGTACTCAAGGCACTGCCCGAGGCCACGACGGTGATCCCGTTTGCCAGCACCACAGCCGTGCAGTGGCGCACGAGCTGGCTCAAGCCCATGAGCGATATGCTGGGACTGGCCGCCGAGCGCTGCGAGTTTGCCGCCGCGCTGCGTTTCATGCGGGCGCCCGCGTGGCAGGAGCGTGGCGACGGTACGGTAGTTCTCAGTGATGTGCGTTTCGGTGTGGGTGGCGGGTTCGCGGAACTGGTCATACCGTTCTCCCCCGACCAACGCTGTTCCTTGACTGACGCCTGGATTCCGGAGTGGCGGGCGCCGGTGTTGTAG
- a CDS encoding c-type cytochrome, whose amino-acid sequence MRSPSSVSVAVVAVATAVFATQVSRATPPLVAQDAVPTFAKDVAPILYRNCVSCHRPGGLGPFSLLDYDSARANVDDVASAVADGYMPPWHADGPREVFSNDRRLTELEKSVIARWAKGGARPGNLKQLPPRPSFATGWELGTPDAVVEMPESFTVPASGTVDYQYFEIPTGFTEDKWVTAIEFMPGAREVVHHVLVYAKVPAPSAPVVNTAGAAPSRPAAAPASRPRPLFENKAEYETPPDPPRQPGDKHPPPRQLGQLIGGTAPGTNAMYMPEGTAIRLRAGTVITFQMHYTAHGHEMSDRTKIGFRFAKAPPREEMRMSAFINGQFTLPAGAKDVPVRTELEPTDTVQIYGLLPHTHLRGTRWKYELRLPDGSTQPVLDIPRYDFNWQTYYFFNKPLTIPPGAKLVSTAWYDNSASNKHNPDATKDVRWGDQTWEEMQYTAFLYTVPSRRSR is encoded by the coding sequence ATGCGGTCCCCCTCGTCCGTGTCCGTCGCTGTGGTGGCCGTGGCCACTGCCGTGTTTGCCACACAAGTCTCGCGCGCCACGCCACCCCTGGTGGCGCAGGATGCGGTGCCCACGTTTGCGAAAGACGTGGCACCCATTCTGTACCGCAACTGTGTGTCCTGTCATCGTCCCGGGGGACTTGGCCCCTTCTCGCTGCTCGACTACGACAGCGCGCGTGCCAATGTGGACGACGTGGCCAGCGCGGTGGCCGATGGCTACATGCCGCCCTGGCACGCTGACGGGCCGCGCGAGGTGTTCAGCAACGATCGTCGCTTGACGGAGCTCGAGAAGTCCGTCATTGCGCGTTGGGCCAAGGGCGGCGCGCGCCCCGGCAATCTCAAGCAGTTGCCGCCGCGGCCCAGCTTTGCCACTGGTTGGGAGCTGGGTACGCCGGATGCCGTGGTGGAGATGCCCGAATCGTTCACGGTACCGGCCAGCGGCACGGTGGACTATCAGTACTTCGAGATTCCCACGGGCTTCACGGAAGACAAGTGGGTGACGGCCATCGAGTTCATGCCGGGAGCGCGGGAAGTCGTGCACCATGTGCTCGTGTACGCCAAGGTGCCCGCGCCCTCGGCACCTGTGGTGAACACGGCGGGTGCGGCGCCCTCGCGCCCCGCCGCTGCGCCTGCTTCGAGGCCGCGTCCACTGTTCGAGAACAAGGCCGAATACGAAACACCACCGGATCCGCCGCGTCAGCCCGGCGACAAGCATCCGCCGCCACGTCAGCTCGGTCAGCTCATTGGTGGGACCGCGCCCGGCACGAACGCGATGTACATGCCGGAAGGCACGGCCATTCGCCTGCGTGCCGGAACCGTGATCACGTTCCAGATGCACTACACGGCGCACGGGCACGAGATGAGTGATCGCACGAAGATCGGCTTCCGCTTTGCCAAGGCGCCGCCGCGCGAAGAGATGCGCATGAGCGCCTTCATCAACGGCCAGTTCACCCTGCCCGCCGGGGCGAAGGATGTGCCGGTGCGCACGGAACTCGAGCCCACGGACACCGTGCAGATTTACGGGCTGCTGCCGCACACACATCTGCGCGGCACGCGCTGGAAGTACGAGCTGCGCTTACCCGATGGCAGCACCCAGCCCGTGCTCGACATTCCGCGCTACGACTTCAACTGGCAGACGTACTATTTCTTCAACAAGCCACTCACCATTCCGCCCGGCGCGAAACTCGTGAGCACGGCGTGGTACGACAACTCCGCGTCCAACAAGCACAACCCCGACGCCACGAAGGATGTGCGCTGGGGCGACCAGACCTGGGAGGAGATGCAGTACACGGCGTTCCTGTATACCGTGCCCTCCCGCCGCTCCCGGTAG
- a CDS encoding serine hydrolase domain-containing protein → MSTPRRTRLSLPAQLRATALYLSLTAVAAAPDVSAQSSVAPPAAFRDPNRLATLRRAMPAVDSVMRRFMAQSRVPGIAYGVVVDGQLLHVAAHGLRDVPRNATVDTSTVFRIASMTKSFTALAILQLRDAGKLALDEPAERYVPELKLLKYPTSDAPRITVRHLLTHAAGFPEDNPWGDQQLSASEADLSRMMRAGIPFSNVPGVAYEYSNFGFAILGRIVVNVSGKPYARYLREHILQPLGMTSTTMESAEVPESRRAHGYRLQDGQWLEEPALPDGSFGAMGGMLTSSADLSRWVALMLSAWPPRDDEESPVLKRSSLREMQQVWRNAPASASLSNGSLSLNSGGYAYGLRVSQNCLFNHIVAHSGGLPGYGSQMRWLPEHGVGIIALGNLTYTGWGGPIDQALEVLQRAGALEPRVVQPAPVLTAMQQQVTRLVQRWDTALADSIAAMNLYRDESAPRRAAQIAKLVDAAGGQCEPEGEILAENALRGVWKLRCANGALRVGITLAPTVPARVQQLTVTSMPRDGSVRFAPSCRQ, encoded by the coding sequence ATGTCCACTCCCCGCCGCACCCGCCTCAGCCTCCCCGCACAGCTCCGTGCCACCGCCCTGTACCTGAGTCTGACAGCCGTGGCCGCAGCGCCAGACGTATCGGCTCAGTCCAGCGTCGCCCCACCCGCCGCCTTTCGCGACCCCAACCGGCTCGCCACGCTGCGCCGTGCCATGCCGGCCGTGGACAGCGTCATGCGTCGCTTCATGGCGCAGAGCCGCGTGCCCGGTATCGCCTATGGTGTGGTGGTAGACGGACAACTGCTGCATGTGGCCGCGCACGGTCTGCGCGATGTGCCGCGCAACGCTACCGTGGACACGAGCACGGTGTTTCGCATTGCGAGCATGACCAAGAGCTTTACGGCGCTCGCCATTCTGCAGTTGCGTGATGCAGGCAAGCTGGCGCTCGACGAGCCGGCCGAGCGCTATGTGCCCGAGCTGAAGTTGCTCAAGTATCCCACCAGCGATGCGCCGCGCATTACCGTGCGGCATCTGCTCACCCACGCTGCGGGCTTTCCCGAGGACAATCCCTGGGGCGACCAGCAGTTGTCGGCCAGTGAAGCGGATCTGTCGCGCATGATGCGCGCGGGCATTCCGTTCTCGAATGTGCCTGGCGTGGCCTATGAGTACAGCAATTTCGGCTTTGCCATCCTCGGCCGCATTGTGGTGAACGTGAGCGGCAAACCCTACGCGCGCTATCTGCGCGAGCACATCCTGCAGCCGCTGGGCATGACGTCCACCACCATGGAGTCGGCCGAGGTGCCAGAATCACGGCGCGCACATGGATATCGACTGCAGGACGGCCAATGGCTGGAGGAACCAGCGCTGCCCGACGGATCCTTCGGCGCCATGGGTGGCATGCTCACGTCCAGTGCCGACCTCTCGCGCTGGGTGGCGCTCATGCTGAGTGCATGGCCGCCGCGCGACGACGAGGAGTCACCGGTACTCAAGCGTTCCTCGTTGCGCGAGATGCAGCAGGTGTGGCGTAACGCGCCGGCCTCGGCCTCGCTCAGCAACGGCAGCCTGTCACTCAACAGTGGCGGCTATGCCTATGGCCTGCGCGTTTCGCAGAACTGCCTCTTCAACCACATCGTGGCACACTCGGGTGGTCTGCCCGGCTACGGCTCACAAATGCGCTGGCTGCCGGAACACGGCGTGGGCATCATTGCGCTGGGCAATCTCACCTACACCGGCTGGGGTGGGCCCATCGATCAGGCGCTCGAGGTGTTGCAGCGTGCCGGAGCGCTCGAACCGCGCGTGGTGCAGCCCGCGCCCGTGCTGACCGCCATGCAGCAGCAGGTGACGCGACTTGTGCAGCGCTGGGACACGGCGCTGGCCGACAGCATCGCGGCCATGAATCTCTATCGCGACGAAAGCGCCCCACGTCGTGCCGCACAGATTGCGAAACTGGTGGACGCGGCCGGAGGCCAGTGCGAGCCCGAGGGCGAGATCCTGGCGGAGAATGCTCTGCGTGGTGTGTGGAAGCTGCGTTGCGCCAACGGGGCGCTGCGCGTGGGCATCACGCTCGCGCCCACGGTGCCGGCGCGCGTGCAACAACTCACCGTCACCAGCATGCCGCGAGACGGCAGCGTACGCTTTGCTCCAAGCTGCCGTCAGTGA
- a CDS encoding bifunctional transcriptional activator/DNA repair enzyme AdaA encodes MPNRPVLPAPSTEPTPELVARMERLAAFIAAHADEPLPLSRLAREAAMSPSHLQREFVRVMGVSPKAYQSAQRLTHFKTKLREGHSVLDATFESGYGSTSRVYEQVTGGLGMTPQAYRAGGAGEVITYAVRDTAFGALLMAATARGVCQVEFGDDGAELVARLSAQFPRAELVPASEAAREPLDAWMDALQAHVLDRAPSPALPLDLRGTAFQIKVWRFLLSVKPGRVVSYGEIAEEIGHPDAVRAVGSACGANRIAVLVPCHRALRADGGLGGYRWGLERKRVLLENERTA; translated from the coding sequence ATGCCCAACCGCCCCGTTTTGCCCGCCCCGAGCACTGAGCCAACTCCCGAGTTGGTCGCGCGCATGGAACGCCTGGCCGCGTTCATTGCCGCGCACGCAGATGAGCCCTTGCCCCTGTCGCGGCTGGCCCGCGAGGCGGCGATGAGTCCGTCACACCTGCAGCGGGAGTTTGTGCGCGTGATGGGGGTGAGTCCCAAGGCCTATCAGTCGGCGCAGCGTCTCACGCACTTCAAGACGAAGCTGCGGGAGGGACATTCGGTGCTCGATGCCACCTTCGAGTCCGGCTATGGCAGCACCAGCCGCGTCTACGAGCAAGTGACCGGCGGGCTGGGCATGACACCGCAGGCGTATCGCGCCGGTGGTGCGGGTGAAGTCATCACCTATGCCGTGCGTGACACGGCCTTCGGTGCGCTGCTCATGGCCGCCACGGCGCGCGGTGTGTGTCAGGTGGAGTTCGGCGATGACGGCGCGGAGCTCGTGGCGCGCCTGAGCGCGCAGTTCCCGCGCGCGGAGCTGGTGCCCGCGTCAGAGGCCGCGCGCGAACCGCTCGACGCCTGGATGGACGCGCTGCAGGCACACGTGCTGGACCGCGCCCCAAGTCCGGCGCTGCCGCTCGATCTGCGCGGCACGGCGTTTCAGATCAAGGTGTGGCGCTTTCTGCTGAGCGTGAAGCCGGGGCGCGTGGTGAGCTACGGTGAGATCGCCGAGGAAATCGGGCATCCGGACGCGGTACGCGCGGTGGGCAGTGCCTGTGGCGCCAACCGGATTGCGGTGCTGGTGCCGTGTCACCGCGCGCTGCGGGCGGATGGAGGGTTGGGGGGCTATCGATGGGGGTTGGAGAGAAAGCGTGTGCTACTGGAGAACGAACGAACTGCGTAA
- a CDS encoding MFS transporter — translation MSWKRTTAIFLTSQALSLFGTALVQYALMWHVTLTTKSGVLMTVYILCGFVPAFLVSPFAGVWADRLDRKRLLMISDGSIALVTLLLALVLQTGGQSLTLIMITAAVRAVGQAIQMPAVGAFLPQFVPADQLTRVNGISSTIQSATFFGAPVLAGFLMSVWPLQWVFLLDVCTAVVAIALLAFLVHVPPHERAAGPVTVSYFDDLRAGFSYIRGHAFFVAYFLFVGVLLVLIAPAAFLTPLQVTRSFGSEVWRLTAIEMVFSVGMMIGGAVISSWGGFSNRVHTMFLATAIMGTCTLLLGFMPNFWVYLVPMGVFGVALPFYNTAAMVLVQEQSEPEMLGRVMGVFSMLQTSMMPLGMLLFGPLAEVVRIEWLLVGTGAAILAQLAWVSRDRTLVQGGLPRPDRQQLTQMNGT, via the coding sequence ATGTCCTGGAAGCGCACCACCGCCATTTTCCTCACCAGCCAGGCGCTGTCGTTGTTCGGCACCGCGCTGGTGCAATACGCGCTCATGTGGCACGTCACCCTGACGACCAAGTCGGGCGTGCTCATGACCGTGTACATTCTGTGCGGCTTTGTACCGGCGTTTCTGGTGTCGCCGTTCGCCGGTGTGTGGGCCGATCGCCTGGACCGCAAGCGCCTGCTGATGATCTCCGACGGCAGCATTGCGCTCGTGACCTTGCTGCTGGCCTTGGTGCTGCAGACCGGCGGACAGTCGCTCACGCTCATCATGATCACGGCCGCCGTGCGCGCGGTGGGTCAGGCCATTCAGATGCCGGCCGTCGGGGCTTTTCTGCCGCAGTTTGTGCCGGCCGATCAACTGACGCGGGTGAATGGCATTTCCAGCACCATTCAGTCGGCCACGTTCTTCGGCGCGCCGGTGCTGGCGGGCTTCCTCATGTCGGTGTGGCCGCTGCAGTGGGTATTTCTGCTGGACGTGTGCACGGCCGTGGTGGCGATTGCGCTGCTGGCGTTCCTGGTTCACGTGCCGCCACACGAGCGGGCCGCCGGGCCGGTCACCGTTTCGTACTTCGACGATCTGCGCGCGGGGTTCTCGTACATCCGTGGGCATGCGTTCTTTGTCGCCTACTTTCTGTTCGTCGGCGTACTGCTGGTGCTCATTGCGCCGGCGGCCTTTCTCACGCCGCTGCAGGTCACGCGGAGCTTTGGTTCGGAAGTGTGGCGACTTACGGCCATCGAGATGGTGTTCTCGGTGGGCATGATGATCGGCGGCGCGGTCATTTCGTCGTGGGGCGGCTTCAGCAATCGCGTGCACACCATGTTTCTGGCGACGGCCATCATGGGCACCTGCACGCTGCTCCTGGGTTTCATGCCCAACTTCTGGGTCTATCTGGTGCCCATGGGCGTGTTCGGGGTGGCGCTGCCCTTCTACAACACTGCCGCCATGGTGCTGGTGCAGGAGCAATCGGAGCCCGAAATGCTGGGGCGCGTGATGGGCGTGTTCAGCATGCTGCAAACCTCCATGATGCCCCTCGGCATGCTGCTGTTCGGTCCCCTGGCCGAAGTGGTGCGCATCGAGTGGCTGCTGGTGGGCACCGGGGCGGCCATTCTTGCGCAGTTGGCTTGGGTGTCACGCGATCGCACGCTGGTGCAGGGCGGGCTGCCGCGGCCGGACCGTCAACAGCTCACGCAAATGAACGGCACGTGA
- a CDS encoding putative quinol monooxygenase — protein MYGLMGKMIAKPGQRDALIALMLEASSDMPGCRSYVVGRDVENADAIWVTEVWTSKASHAASLQIPEVRAVIQRAMPLIAGFGERFEMEPVGGLGLRDD, from the coding sequence ATGTACGGACTGATGGGCAAGATGATCGCCAAGCCGGGACAGCGTGACGCGCTGATTGCGTTGATGCTGGAGGCGTCATCGGACATGCCGGGTTGCCGCAGTTATGTCGTGGGGCGTGACGTGGAGAACGCCGACGCCATTTGGGTAACCGAGGTCTGGACCAGCAAGGCCTCTCACGCGGCCTCGCTGCAGATCCCCGAGGTGCGCGCCGTCATCCAGCGCGCCATGCCCCTCATTGCCGGGTTTGGCGAGCGGTTCGAGATGGAGCCGGTCGGTGGTCTGGGCCTACGAGACGACTGA